The following are encoded in a window of Streptomyces griseiscabiei genomic DNA:
- a CDS encoding acyltransferase domain-containing protein, producing the protein MIVGLAALEGAAEAVRRADGGGPVGRRVSWAADGVAAFFGDSVRGASQERLGALRLVWAALEDAGIVPGALRDSAAGVFLVAAEAGDGDGSEGLAALVGGDLGWGRGPRVTLGADLPVTAVDSAAEQLRQGRCEVAVAGSGTAAVVVLRRESTAVRAGERVLAPVEAFGSDGQRATGGGQALPPLPPAPVVPIVLSGRSDAAVAALARDLLARLEADPGLSPVDLGGSLATTRTTGLGRRVVLLAAERTDVVRGLRAVAEGGSVPLLFRTEPGARAEGGGRAVFVFPGLGSQWRGMALDLLDASDVFRARMEECGRALEPLVAWSLDEVLHGAPGAPSLEDVDVVLPVLFAVSVSLSALWRSCGVEPAAVVGASLGEIAAAHVAGALTLEEAARVVVLWSRMQAEAAGAGELAAAALSPDELRPLLDAEQLRGRVHFAGSNGPRSVLFGGERTAVAEVVERLTARGVPATGLNLGLAAHTPGVAVDSAAFLSGTAAIVPTPATVPFHSSVTGGEFGTTGLGGAYWLRNLASEVRFETAVRDLWAAGHDTFVEISPHPVLLGGVQETLEDAGAGPGAAASGVVGTLRRGQDGVTEWLTAMARLHVRGVDVDWAAFFRGRGGRRIALPTYPFGAEATDRAEGSAVGAEARAEAADGVPGRGTNPAAPGPDGLSLTGLTAGERAYAAEEFVRHHVAAVLRHDDPDSVALEDGFLQSGFDSLRAVELRNRLVGATGLPLPPTLIFDHPTPASVARLVEELLTAGSGPGPGRRAEAAVLDRLDALEDDLVASGLLHDGDDDPQRVPGRERVTARLRELLDRLAPGGEDEFGDVSLEELLDLADHELRRS; encoded by the coding sequence CGGGTGTGTTCCTGGTGGCGGCGGAGGCCGGGGACGGCGACGGCTCCGAGGGGCTGGCGGCGCTCGTCGGGGGCGATCTCGGCTGGGGGCGGGGACCCAGGGTGACGCTCGGCGCGGACCTGCCGGTGACGGCGGTCGACTCGGCCGCCGAGCAGCTGCGCCAGGGCAGGTGCGAGGTGGCGGTGGCGGGTTCCGGCACCGCCGCGGTGGTGGTCCTGCGGAGGGAGTCCACCGCCGTACGGGCCGGTGAGCGGGTGCTCGCGCCCGTGGAGGCGTTCGGGTCCGACGGTCAGCGCGCCACCGGCGGCGGACAGGCGCTCCCGCCCCTGCCGCCGGCGCCGGTCGTGCCGATCGTGCTGTCCGGGCGGAGCGACGCCGCCGTGGCGGCACTGGCCCGCGATCTGCTCGCCCGGTTGGAGGCCGATCCCGGACTGTCGCCGGTCGACCTGGGAGGGTCGCTCGCCACGACCCGTACGACCGGACTCGGGCGACGGGTCGTGCTCCTCGCCGCCGAACGGACGGACGTGGTCCGCGGGTTGCGGGCCGTCGCCGAGGGCGGGTCCGTCCCGCTGCTGTTCCGTACGGAACCCGGTGCGAGGGCCGAGGGCGGCGGTCGCGCGGTGTTCGTCTTCCCCGGACTGGGGTCCCAGTGGCGGGGCATGGCGCTGGACCTGCTGGACGCCTCCGATGTGTTCCGTGCCCGGATGGAGGAGTGCGGGCGGGCCCTCGAACCTCTCGTCGCGTGGTCGCTCGACGAGGTGCTGCACGGTGCCCCGGGCGCGCCGTCGCTGGAGGACGTGGACGTCGTCCTGCCGGTCCTGTTCGCGGTGAGTGTGTCGCTGTCCGCGCTGTGGAGGTCGTGCGGGGTGGAGCCCGCGGCCGTCGTCGGCGCCAGCCTCGGTGAGATCGCCGCCGCCCATGTCGCGGGTGCGCTGACGCTGGAGGAGGCCGCGCGGGTGGTCGTCCTGTGGAGCCGGATGCAGGCGGAGGCCGCCGGAGCGGGCGAACTGGCCGCGGCCGCCCTGTCGCCCGACGAACTCCGTCCGCTGCTGGACGCCGAACAGCTGCGCGGGCGCGTCCACTTCGCCGGGAGCAACGGTCCTCGCTCCGTGCTGTTCGGCGGGGAGCGCACCGCCGTGGCCGAGGTCGTCGAGAGGCTCACGGCCAGGGGCGTACCGGCCACGGGGCTGAACCTCGGTCTCGCCGCGCACACACCGGGGGTGGCCGTCGACTCCGCCGCGTTCCTCTCCGGGACGGCCGCGATCGTACCGACTCCGGCCACCGTGCCCTTCCACTCCTCCGTCACCGGCGGCGAGTTCGGGACGACGGGGCTGGGCGGCGCGTACTGGCTCCGCAACCTCGCCTCCGAGGTCCGGTTCGAGACGGCCGTACGTGACTTGTGGGCGGCCGGGCACGACACGTTCGTCGAGATCAGCCCGCATCCCGTGCTGCTCGGTGGGGTGCAGGAGACGCTGGAGGACGCCGGCGCGGGGCCCGGGGCCGCCGCGTCCGGGGTCGTCGGCACCCTGCGCCGGGGGCAGGACGGGGTCACGGAGTGGCTGACGGCGATGGCACGGCTGCACGTACGCGGGGTCGACGTCGACTGGGCCGCGTTCTTCCGGGGGCGTGGCGGCCGGCGTATCGCCCTGCCGACGTACCCCTTCGGCGCCGAGGCGACGGACCGGGCCGAGGGCTCGGCGGTGGGGGCGGAAGCCCGCGCTGAGGCGGCCGACGGTGTACCGGGCCGGGGCACGAATCCCGCCGCCCCCGGCCCCGACGGGCTGTCGCTCACCGGGCTCACGGCCGGTGAACGGGCCTACGCGGCCGAGGAGTTCGTACGGCACCACGTGGCCGCGGTGCTGCGGCACGACGACCCGGATTCCGTCGCCCTGGAGGACGGCTTCCTGCAGTCGGGCTTCGATTCGCTGCGGGCGGTGGAGCTGCGCAACCGGCTGGTCGGGGCCACCGGGCTGCCGCTGCCCCCGACGCTGATCTTCGATCATCCGACCCCCGCGTCCGTCGCGCGTCTCGTCGAGGAGCTGCTGACCGCCGGGAGCGGGCCGGGGCCGGGGCGGCGCGCGGAGGCGGCGGTGCTCGACCGGCTCGACGCTCTGGAAGACGACCTGGTCGCCTCCGGTCTGCTGCACGACGGTGACGACGACCCGCAGCGCGTTCCCGGGCGGGAGCGTGTGACGGCACGGCTGCGGGAGCTGCTGGACCGGCTGGCGCCGGGCGGCGAGGACGAGTTCGGGGACGTGTCCCTGGAGGAGCTGCTCGACCTCGCCGACCACGAACTGCGCCGGTCATGA